In the Polyangiaceae bacterium genome, one interval contains:
- a CDS encoding amino acid dehydrogenase — MGVFDLLAKYDYGELHLERDAASGLMAIVAIHDTRLGPSLGGCRFIHYDSEEDAIVDALRLARGMTFKAAITGLNLGGGKSVLVRPRTEFDRAALFRAFGKFVNDLGGHYITAEDSGTSIEDMEIIRTMTKHVTGVKPEHGGSGDPSPFTALGVRRGIEACVKFVTGRDNIADLHVAVQGVGHVGYHLCRELHALGAKLTVADVDPLKSERAQREFGAEIVPLDSIFGVECDVLAPCALGSALNDSTIPQLKCGIVAGAANNQLAEPRHGDDLMQRGIVYAPDYAINAGGLINVATEIEGYDADKSTAKVVKIYDTIYEIAERAKAAMKPTYMIADMMAQERLARSS; from the coding sequence ATGGGCGTTTTCGATCTGTTGGCAAAGTACGACTACGGCGAGCTGCACCTCGAACGCGATGCGGCGTCGGGGCTGATGGCCATCGTTGCGATTCACGACACGCGGCTCGGGCCCTCCTTGGGCGGATGTCGCTTCATTCACTACGACAGCGAGGAAGACGCCATCGTCGATGCACTGCGCTTGGCCCGCGGCATGACGTTCAAAGCGGCGATCACCGGACTGAACCTCGGCGGCGGAAAGAGCGTGCTCGTACGACCGCGAACCGAGTTCGACCGCGCAGCGCTGTTCCGCGCCTTCGGCAAGTTCGTCAACGACCTGGGCGGCCACTACATTACAGCCGAAGATAGCGGAACCAGCATCGAGGACATGGAAATCATCCGTACCATGACCAAGCACGTGACTGGGGTGAAGCCGGAGCATGGTGGTTCAGGTGACCCGAGCCCCTTCACGGCCCTTGGCGTGCGCCGCGGCATCGAGGCGTGCGTCAAGTTCGTCACGGGCCGTGACAACATCGCCGACTTGCACGTGGCGGTCCAAGGCGTGGGCCATGTGGGCTACCACTTGTGCAGAGAGCTGCACGCGTTGGGAGCGAAGCTGACCGTCGCCGACGTCGACCCACTGAAGAGCGAGCGCGCTCAGCGTGAGTTCGGAGCGGAAATCGTGCCCCTCGACTCCATCTTCGGCGTCGAGTGCGATGTTCTCGCACCCTGCGCTCTGGGCAGCGCCCTCAATGACAGCACGATTCCGCAGCTGAAGTGCGGAATCGTCGCGGGCGCAGCCAACAACCAGCTGGCGGAGCCTCGCCACGGCGACGACCTGATGCAGCGCGGCATCGTCTACGCCCCCGACTATGCGATCAATGCCGGCGGGCTGATCAACGTGGCCACCGAGATCGAGGGCTACGACGCCGACAAGTCGACGGCCAAGGTCGTGAAGATCTACGACACCATCTACGAGATCGCGGAACGCGCCAAGGCGGCGATGAAGCCGACCTACATGATTGCCGACATGATGGCGCAAGAGCGTCTGGCCCGCTCCAGCTAG
- a CDS encoding L,D-transpeptidase: protein MAQKTILGWAGWAAVVALSSCNGPSEAEPSLSKTTEEQGVPDVPTPPENGPKLGAIAEVVPVLERPSQTGRQLGYLHAGALVARAAEPYSKEGCEGGWYPVRPKGFVCAGDGATTDLSHPTLAAMSQAPKLGEPLPYTYARARKDTSLYERDPDKDNAVKEVGKLRPKSVLAIVGSWSAMDPEGKMQRLGLTTSGKFVPAADLEPNNGSEFRGVALDGKNDLPLGFIVKRGIRFWEVEKGEAEKLGKAEYHTVLPLTGRFRTVGPLKYWATTDNKYIRHRDVTVIRKRNAFPDFAVGDQKWIDVSIVTGTAVLYEGRKPIFATLVSVGRDRLGDPKTSASTAQGTFEVVGKHVTAAKLDPKSAADYIDTYDLPWAIELSSGQLLHAASWHDRFGIEHGRGNVQLSPADAARVWAWVEPEVPSGWHGVTQPAERKTLVVVRK, encoded by the coding sequence ATGGCACAGAAAACAATACTCGGCTGGGCAGGTTGGGCCGCGGTAGTGGCGCTTTCGAGCTGCAATGGCCCCAGTGAAGCCGAACCCAGTCTCTCGAAGACGACGGAAGAGCAGGGCGTTCCGGACGTGCCCACTCCCCCCGAGAACGGCCCGAAGCTCGGCGCGATCGCCGAAGTGGTGCCGGTGCTGGAGCGACCCAGCCAAACGGGTCGGCAGCTTGGCTACCTGCACGCGGGCGCTCTCGTCGCGCGGGCGGCGGAGCCCTACTCCAAAGAGGGCTGCGAAGGCGGTTGGTACCCCGTTCGACCCAAGGGCTTCGTGTGTGCAGGCGACGGCGCCACGACGGACTTGAGTCATCCCACCTTGGCGGCCATGTCCCAAGCGCCGAAGCTGGGCGAACCGCTGCCTTACACTTACGCCCGAGCGCGCAAGGACACGTCCCTCTACGAGCGCGATCCCGACAAGGACAACGCGGTCAAAGAGGTGGGCAAGCTTCGACCGAAGAGCGTCCTGGCCATCGTTGGCTCCTGGTCCGCGATGGATCCCGAAGGCAAGATGCAGCGCTTGGGTCTGACCACTAGCGGCAAGTTCGTTCCCGCTGCCGACCTGGAGCCCAACAATGGCAGTGAGTTCAGGGGAGTCGCCTTGGACGGCAAGAACGACCTTCCCCTCGGCTTCATCGTCAAACGCGGCATTCGCTTTTGGGAAGTCGAAAAGGGCGAGGCCGAAAAGCTCGGCAAGGCCGAGTACCACACCGTGCTGCCGCTTACCGGGCGCTTCCGCACGGTGGGACCGCTCAAATACTGGGCCACGACGGACAACAAGTACATTCGCCACCGCGACGTGACGGTCATCCGCAAACGCAACGCGTTCCCCGACTTCGCGGTGGGAGATCAGAAGTGGATCGACGTGAGCATCGTCACCGGTACCGCGGTGCTCTACGAAGGGCGCAAGCCCATATTCGCCACCCTGGTCAGCGTGGGCCGCGACCGCCTCGGCGATCCGAAAACGTCTGCCTCCACGGCGCAGGGCACGTTCGAAGTGGTTGGCAAGCACGTCACGGCTGCCAAGCTGGATCCGAAGAGCGCAGCGGACTACATCGACACTTACGACTTGCCCTGGGCCATCGAGCTTTCCAGCGGGCAACTGCTGCACGCCGCGAGCTGGCACGATCGCTTTGGCATCGAGCACGGACGGGGCAACGTACAACTCTCGCCCGCTGACGCCGCGCGGGTGTGGGCATGGGTGGAACCCGAGGTTCCCTCGGGCTGGCACGGCGTGACGCAACCCGCGGAGCGCAAGACCCTGGTCGTCGTTCGCAAATAG
- a CDS encoding serine/threonine-protein kinase produces MVDILAAVSPGDVLVGKYRVERLLGQGGMGVVIEATHVALGERVAMKFLLPELAKDPEATERFLREARAAVRIKSPHVAKVSDVGTLDNGAPYMVMEFLEGQDASELLQKHGVMALPDAVDLLVQACDAIAEAHSYGIVHRDLKPANLFITRHADGSPFVKVLDFGISKVMDERQVSQLTRTTATLGSALYMSPEQIRQTRSVDHRTDIYALGVTLYELLSAAYPFDADTFPALCVEIATGTAVPLGTRRSDLPPQLLAVVERAIARDPKTRFQNVGEFCLALEPWANPGALTLIQRVARLTGALPQGEFAAGATGHHPAAPANAHASTNSQFGQASTNPTLTTRRTSPALVAALVAVPMLLLLGGGGIWLAMSRAKDSAPTATMDSATVAQPPQAPAAAPKPAPQPSAPVIEAPSPAASASTPTPVAPPKSTPRPKGMPKPAPPTPAPAPAPTPKPAPTPAPTPNPSIDLSKR; encoded by the coding sequence TTGGTCGACATCCTTGCCGCCGTCTCCCCGGGCGATGTGCTCGTGGGCAAATACCGCGTCGAGCGCTTGCTCGGGCAGGGTGGGATGGGTGTCGTGATCGAAGCAACCCACGTCGCCCTCGGCGAACGCGTGGCGATGAAGTTCCTGCTGCCCGAATTGGCGAAGGACCCGGAAGCCACGGAGCGGTTCCTGCGGGAAGCTCGCGCGGCCGTTCGCATCAAGAGCCCGCACGTGGCCAAGGTGAGCGACGTCGGCACCTTGGACAACGGCGCACCCTACATGGTGATGGAATTCCTGGAAGGCCAGGACGCCTCGGAGCTCCTGCAAAAGCACGGCGTGATGGCGCTGCCGGACGCGGTGGATTTGCTGGTTCAAGCTTGCGATGCAATCGCCGAAGCTCATTCCTATGGCATCGTCCACCGCGATCTGAAGCCCGCGAACCTCTTCATCACTCGCCACGCGGACGGTTCTCCCTTCGTGAAAGTGCTGGACTTCGGCATTTCCAAGGTGATGGACGAGCGGCAGGTGAGCCAGTTGACGCGCACGACGGCAACGCTCGGCTCGGCGCTGTACATGTCCCCGGAGCAGATCCGGCAGACGCGGTCGGTCGATCACCGAACGGACATCTACGCGCTCGGTGTGACTCTCTACGAGTTGCTGAGCGCCGCGTACCCCTTCGATGCCGACACGTTCCCCGCACTCTGCGTCGAGATCGCGACCGGGACGGCCGTTCCCCTAGGCACACGCCGCTCCGATCTGCCGCCCCAACTACTTGCAGTGGTAGAGCGCGCCATCGCTCGGGATCCCAAGACACGCTTCCAGAACGTTGGTGAGTTTTGCCTCGCTTTGGAGCCCTGGGCCAACCCCGGCGCGCTTACGCTGATCCAGCGCGTTGCACGATTGACAGGCGCGCTGCCGCAGGGGGAGTTCGCGGCAGGCGCAACCGGGCACCATCCCGCCGCGCCTGCCAACGCCCATGCGTCCACCAATTCCCAGTTCGGACAGGCCAGTACCAATCCGACATTGACGACGCGACGCACCTCGCCCGCGCTGGTCGCCGCGCTCGTCGCCGTCCCCATGTTGCTGCTGCTAGGCGGCGGCGGGATCTGGCTGGCGATGTCGCGCGCGAAAGACAGTGCGCCGACGGCAACGATGGACAGCGCGACGGTAGCGCAACCGCCGCAGGCACCAGCGGCCGCTCCAAAACCTGCACCCCAGCCGTCAGCACCCGTCATCGAAGCGCCATCTCCGGCGGCGAGTGCTTCTACCCCGACCCCCGTCGCGCCTCCAAAGAGCACGCCGCGACCCAAAGGGATGCCCAAGCCCGCGCCCCCCACTCCCGCCCCGGCGCCCGCTCCGACTCCCAAGCCTGCACCCACGCCTGCACCCACGCCGAACCCCTCGATCGATCTGAGCAAACGATGA
- a CDS encoding group 1 truncated hemoglobin produces MAEASLFDELGGEPILRKIIDAFVDRVTGDAMIGFFFVGVDRERLKQREYEFAARHLGAGQAYSGRTLREAHARHPIMGGQFMRRLQILKDVLDEAGVPESVKRHWVEHTLSLQAQVTANEGGRCEPQQAAARASRARQGDET; encoded by the coding sequence ATGGCGGAGGCGAGCCTGTTTGACGAACTGGGCGGCGAGCCGATTCTGCGGAAGATCATCGACGCATTCGTGGACCGGGTGACTGGCGACGCCATGATTGGGTTCTTTTTCGTCGGGGTGGACCGCGAGCGGCTCAAGCAGCGCGAGTACGAATTCGCCGCGCGTCATCTCGGGGCGGGACAGGCCTATAGCGGGCGCACGCTGCGCGAGGCGCACGCGCGTCACCCGATCATGGGTGGTCAGTTCATGCGTCGGCTGCAGATCCTCAAAGACGTGCTCGACGAAGCTGGCGTGCCCGAGTCCGTCAAGCGCCACTGGGTGGAACACACGCTCAGTTTGCAGGCTCAGGTCACCGCCAACGAAGGAGGGCGCTGTGAGCCGCAGCAGGCAGCCGCACGCGCCTCGCGGGCACGCCAAGGAGACGAGACGTGA
- a CDS encoding MYXO-CTERM sorting domain-containing protein has product MRQRRKVVGAGLLALALVSPRVLAETLIPGPGESAHDDALLQKMKGFERQVHGILTVPLGWGLEAFVPVSERSLVESFIASQQHDFQAATGKHPYEVVSHYEEYGDLGMFGGVQAAGDAFRYMVLRDEKAPAADVDRARADLLRAMQGLHWYQRVTGVPGVVARGLRRIQSEPGQPPLPGPTVAPVPLFDGSGNPQPEPKEPTWRADASGELPFLIWLDDTSKDQVDGYVFALGAVYDAAKDDPSIPAQALTPLVEDARAFGLELMKKHEFIGKETDLVLVDADGRPTTFHDLSAEEATAGLVLDSAVNGFNAIMSLGIVRTLFHITGDERIGRFYYEELVGRRDYLGSIDASVSLMYLKEQTNFSNVNMAFVAAYGLLRYESDLQLAGRIREILEQRLYAPGVSRQAKGLKQSFFDFIYAGFRTGGTSGEGAQARKDGIETLQELRSAPFWNDAVDNCDAAEIAALSCQGVDGTPITLSDKPGRGGSVVATAPIPMRIRPPSNFEWRSDPHAVNGGGGERLNPGAEFVTAYWLGRLLEAGSLGVANISPHARAKDPGWGGSAGAGGMAGNGGASAKPDASDAGCGCHAAPTSPAAPALVSLLLLGLLASRRSKVDVGRTRSRNGWNGREQC; this is encoded by the coding sequence ATGCGGCAAAGACGCAAGGTCGTCGGTGCGGGACTGCTGGCGTTGGCCTTGGTCAGTCCGCGGGTTCTGGCGGAGACGTTGATTCCCGGTCCTGGCGAGAGCGCTCACGACGACGCTTTGCTGCAAAAGATGAAAGGCTTCGAGCGCCAGGTGCACGGCATCTTGACCGTGCCCTTGGGTTGGGGGCTGGAGGCGTTCGTGCCGGTCTCCGAGCGCTCGCTGGTAGAGAGCTTCATCGCATCGCAGCAACATGACTTCCAAGCCGCGACCGGGAAACATCCCTACGAAGTGGTGAGCCACTACGAGGAGTATGGCGACCTGGGAATGTTCGGTGGCGTTCAAGCGGCGGGCGATGCTTTTCGCTACATGGTGCTGCGAGACGAGAAGGCGCCTGCGGCCGACGTAGACCGCGCTCGCGCAGACTTGCTGCGCGCCATGCAAGGCCTGCACTGGTACCAACGAGTGACGGGTGTTCCAGGCGTGGTCGCGCGTGGGCTTCGCCGCATTCAATCAGAGCCGGGCCAACCCCCACTGCCCGGCCCGACCGTAGCGCCAGTTCCGCTTTTCGATGGCAGCGGCAATCCCCAACCCGAGCCGAAGGAACCCACTTGGCGGGCCGACGCTTCCGGTGAGCTGCCCTTCTTGATTTGGCTCGACGATACCTCGAAGGATCAGGTGGACGGGTACGTCTTTGCCCTGGGCGCGGTCTACGACGCCGCCAAGGATGACCCAAGCATTCCCGCGCAGGCGCTCACCCCCCTAGTGGAGGACGCGCGCGCCTTCGGCCTGGAGCTGATGAAGAAGCACGAGTTCATCGGCAAGGAAACGGACTTGGTGCTGGTCGACGCCGATGGCCGTCCGACGACCTTTCACGACCTCAGTGCCGAAGAGGCAACGGCGGGCCTGGTCCTGGACAGCGCCGTCAACGGCTTCAACGCCATCATGTCCCTGGGCATCGTGCGAACGTTGTTCCACATCACCGGGGACGAACGCATCGGGCGCTTCTACTACGAGGAACTCGTCGGGCGGCGGGACTACTTGGGTTCCATCGATGCGAGCGTGAGCTTGATGTACCTCAAGGAGCAAACGAACTTCTCGAACGTCAACATGGCCTTCGTCGCGGCCTACGGGCTGCTCCGCTACGAATCGGATCTGCAGCTGGCTGGTCGCATCCGGGAGATCCTGGAACAGCGACTCTACGCTCCGGGGGTGTCGCGACAAGCCAAGGGTCTGAAGCAGAGCTTCTTCGACTTCATCTACGCTGGCTTCCGCACGGGCGGCACTTCGGGCGAAGGTGCGCAGGCGCGCAAGGACGGCATCGAGACGCTGCAGGAACTCCGCAGCGCTCCCTTCTGGAACGACGCCGTCGACAACTGCGACGCTGCGGAGATCGCAGCATTGTCGTGTCAGGGCGTGGACGGCACTCCCATCACGCTTTCGGACAAGCCAGGGCGGGGTGGCAGCGTGGTCGCGACCGCGCCCATCCCGATGCGAATTCGGCCCCCGAGCAACTTCGAGTGGCGCTCCGACCCGCATGCCGTCAACGGAGGCGGGGGCGAGCGTCTCAATCCCGGCGCTGAGTTCGTCACCGCGTATTGGCTCGGCCGACTGCTCGAGGCTGGGAGCCTGGGAGTGGCGAACATCTCGCCCCACGCGCGCGCCAAGGATCCTGGGTGGGGCGGAAGCGCCGGCGCAGGCGGTATGGCAGGCAACGGGGGTGCGAGCGCCAAGCCGGATGCGTCCGACGCGGGGTGTGGCTGCCACGCTGCCCCCACCTCGCCAGCGGCGCCGGCACTGGTTTCCCTGCTGCTGCTGGGACTCCTGGCTTCCCGCCGCAGCAAGGTTGACGTCGGACGTACCCGTTCCCGAAACGGTTGGAACGGACGCGAGCAATGCTAG
- a CDS encoding 3D domain-containing protein — MILCGLCVLGCATGGSAWMAEPLTGPDDEEEWDETFQTPTNAPSSSAPMPASRPTGRTGGTATPGARQAPAKLEGRVLGTFRNTYYDFPAEVDYSGPRVALKDAKCNTIKEVAKGFHDAVCVQGSGTLASGATVSFAKRDCACAEECPRTKQKICFDQLDRQRFPWGRGAAGSAITPLLSVAVDTSVIPMGTVLYIPEADGVPRDEGQTSFHDGCFIAQDRGLKIKGKHVDMFTGNESVTKLWNRLIPSNQGVTVVLDSPRCARAKKP; from the coding sequence ATGATCCTGTGTGGATTGTGCGTTTTGGGTTGCGCGACGGGGGGCTCGGCCTGGATGGCCGAACCCCTGACCGGACCCGATGACGAAGAAGAGTGGGACGAGACTTTTCAGACGCCGACCAACGCGCCCAGTTCCTCGGCACCGATGCCGGCGTCTCGTCCGACGGGTCGGACTGGTGGAACTGCAACGCCGGGCGCCCGGCAAGCGCCGGCCAAGCTCGAAGGACGCGTGCTCGGCACGTTCCGCAACACCTACTACGACTTCCCCGCCGAGGTTGACTACAGCGGTCCGCGCGTCGCTCTCAAAGACGCCAAGTGCAACACGATCAAAGAAGTCGCGAAGGGGTTCCACGATGCAGTGTGCGTGCAGGGCAGTGGGACTTTGGCAAGTGGTGCTACCGTCAGCTTTGCGAAGCGTGATTGCGCCTGTGCGGAGGAGTGCCCGCGGACCAAGCAAAAGATCTGCTTCGATCAGCTCGACCGCCAGCGCTTTCCCTGGGGTCGCGGCGCTGCGGGATCCGCCATCACGCCGCTACTCAGCGTGGCCGTCGACACCAGTGTGATCCCTATGGGAACGGTGCTCTACATTCCCGAGGCCGACGGTGTGCCGCGGGACGAGGGTCAAACGTCCTTCCACGACGGCTGCTTCATTGCTCAAGATCGCGGTCTGAAGATCAAAGGCAAGCACGTGGACATGTTCACGGGCAACGAGAGCGTCACCAAGCTCTGGAATCGGCTGATCCCGAGCAATCAAGGCGTGACGGTAGTGCTCGACAGCCCGCGCTGCGCTCGGGCAAAGAAGCCCTGA
- a CDS encoding outer membrane beta-barrel protein produces MMFRTTVFALAAGTLAGLALPAVAAAQSDDDRGRHGFELMLRPGYGSAGGKSPLLYDPKPLVAFQNPPGPGEVFTGDAAPYGGGFAGDLSVGYRFLPLMSAGLYAEYRASSSSSVNDGTTDLSRTGWGSGAYVRGYLPMLHPKLDPYVSVGVGYMQDAQSYRRANLDWELTHHGVAVPLMAGVDYRILPNLALGPSFRYVVVSGAGGCMKLSATIAGLGSASNKQCTDADEFRRIVKAESYGVWSAGLDLRLTL; encoded by the coding sequence ATGATGTTTCGCACGACAGTCTTTGCACTCGCCGCGGGCACCCTCGCGGGGTTGGCGTTGCCAGCAGTCGCCGCAGCTCAATCCGACGACGACCGCGGCCGCCACGGCTTCGAGCTGATGCTGCGCCCTGGATACGGCAGCGCCGGTGGCAAGTCCCCCTTGTTGTACGATCCCAAGCCGCTGGTGGCGTTTCAGAACCCACCGGGGCCGGGCGAGGTATTCACGGGGGACGCTGCCCCATACGGCGGGGGCTTCGCCGGCGATCTCTCGGTTGGCTATCGCTTTCTGCCGCTCATGAGCGCGGGGCTCTATGCCGAGTACCGTGCGTCGTCATCTTCGTCCGTCAACGACGGGACCACCGATCTATCGCGCACCGGCTGGGGCAGCGGGGCGTACGTGCGTGGGTACCTGCCGATGCTCCATCCAAAGCTGGACCCGTATGTGTCCGTTGGCGTCGGGTACATGCAAGACGCTCAGAGCTACAGGCGCGCAAACCTCGACTGGGAGCTCACTCACCACGGCGTTGCGGTGCCGCTGATGGCCGGAGTGGACTACCGCATCCTCCCCAACCTCGCGTTGGGTCCCTCGTTCCGCTACGTAGTCGTCAGCGGTGCGGGAGGTTGCATGAAGCTGTCCGCAACTATCGCGGGTCTCGGGTCGGCGAGCAACAAGCAGTGCACCGATGCAGATGAGTTCCGCCGAATCGTGAAGGCGGAAAGCTACGGGGTCTGGTCGGCTGGCTTGGACCTGCGCTTGACGTTGTGA
- a CDS encoding PilZ domain-containing protein, protein MSEERRHAPRHTAYLGAELDLGDGPVRSAITHDGSSTGLLLLTRAELAADQEVTIRCFLGKGEPVMLKGIVVRQEALSPEENSLWRSKVAVKLEGDNPELAKHFEEIGERQAVTYGEKR, encoded by the coding sequence ATGAGCGAAGAACGCCGACACGCCCCCCGACACACTGCATATCTGGGTGCTGAGCTCGATCTGGGCGATGGGCCCGTGCGCAGCGCCATCACCCATGACGGTAGCTCGACCGGGCTGCTGCTGCTCACGCGCGCGGAGCTCGCCGCGGATCAGGAGGTCACTATCCGTTGCTTCCTTGGCAAAGGGGAGCCGGTGATGCTGAAGGGCATCGTGGTTCGCCAAGAGGCACTCAGTCCGGAGGAGAACAGCCTGTGGCGCTCCAAGGTCGCCGTGAAGCTCGAAGGCGACAACCCAGAACTGGCCAAGCACTTCGAGGAGATCGGGGAGCGACAAGCCGTCACCTACGGGGAAAAGCGCTGA
- a CDS encoding sigma 54-interacting transcriptional regulator, which produces MNASSQEKQFVSLVDFPEARARVIASQLTEREIAFRIVDGAVRSIGGLCVVYSPRRPELPRSVVTLLRAGHPVVLALESADTLLALQAGRMGVLDVFVLDGKAAPWESWLAVPSERAARQLWASRSRPMQAALDVLLRAASTDTPVLLRGESGTGKSVLAREIHASSARRGGPFVEVSCPSLPESLLAAELFGHARGAFTGAVRDRVGRAEAADGGTLFLDEIGELSPELQAKLLHFVQEHRFERIGESNARSADVRVIAATNRDLQAEVDAGRFRLDLFYRLSVVDVRLPSLRERPEDIPELAERLVAKCAERLRRKVPQIAPAAASLLLSHAWPGNVRELENELERAVVLSPGDSIEPSHLSERLQQAQPVAPYLGGPFTIDAIECEHIARVLERTTSFEAAAAELGIDDSTLWRKRKRIAAGGGARRSRRGQESEAPLANSGSRH; this is translated from the coding sequence GTGAATGCAAGTTCCCAAGAAAAGCAGTTTGTTTCCCTAGTCGACTTCCCGGAGGCGCGTGCTCGCGTCATCGCTTCCCAGCTAACCGAACGCGAGATCGCTTTCCGCATCGTAGACGGAGCCGTGCGCTCCATCGGAGGTCTCTGCGTAGTGTACTCTCCGCGTCGGCCGGAGTTGCCTCGCAGCGTCGTGACCTTGCTGCGTGCAGGGCACCCCGTCGTGCTGGCGTTGGAGTCCGCCGATACGCTGCTGGCGCTACAGGCCGGACGCATGGGCGTTCTCGACGTCTTCGTGCTCGATGGCAAGGCCGCGCCCTGGGAGTCCTGGTTGGCGGTGCCCAGCGAGCGTGCGGCGCGACAACTGTGGGCCTCCCGCAGTCGCCCCATGCAGGCTGCACTGGACGTGCTGCTGCGAGCCGCGAGCACCGACACGCCAGTGTTGTTGCGCGGCGAGAGCGGGACGGGCAAGAGCGTCCTGGCGCGGGAAATCCACGCTAGCAGCGCGCGTCGCGGCGGGCCCTTCGTGGAAGTGAGCTGCCCTTCGCTACCCGAATCGCTCCTGGCCGCGGAGCTCTTCGGTCACGCGCGAGGTGCCTTCACCGGGGCCGTCAGAGATCGAGTGGGTCGCGCCGAGGCGGCCGACGGGGGAACGCTGTTCCTAGACGAGATTGGCGAGCTCAGCCCCGAACTCCAAGCCAAGTTGTTGCACTTCGTCCAGGAGCACCGCTTCGAACGCATCGGTGAATCCAACGCACGCAGTGCCGACGTACGAGTCATCGCAGCCACCAATCGCGATCTGCAGGCCGAAGTCGACGCGGGGCGGTTTCGCCTCGATCTCTTCTATCGGTTGAGCGTGGTGGATGTGCGACTTCCCAGTTTGCGCGAGCGTCCCGAAGACATCCCCGAGCTCGCCGAGCGCTTGGTGGCCAAGTGCGCAGAGCGACTGCGGCGCAAGGTGCCTCAGATTGCCCCTGCCGCTGCCTCCCTGCTGCTCTCCCACGCCTGGCCCGGCAACGTCCGCGAGCTGGAGAACGAGTTGGAGCGCGCGGTCGTGCTTTCACCCGGCGACTCCATCGAACCGAGTCACTTGAGCGAACGCCTCCAGCAAGCGCAACCCGTGGCGCCCTACCTAGGCGGGCCCTTCACCATCGATGCCATCGAATGCGAGCACATCGCTCGCGTGCTGGAACGGACGACGAGCTTCGAGGCGGCAGCAGCAGAGCTTGGCATCGATGACTCCACCCTATGGCGCAAGCGCAAGCGCATCGCCGCCGGCGGAGGCGCGCGACGGTCGCGGCGAGGGCAGGAATCCGAGGCTCCCCTCGCCAACTCGGGTTCCCGCCACTGA
- a CDS encoding outer membrane lipoprotein carrier protein LolA, with protein MKLSHTLLALVVGVAAPLTSFPASADAQGKPAQGKPASPNANISANAVADGVQKFYDKTKSFKAGFKQRYHVKAYNKIKDSKGTVTFQKPGKMSWRYTNNNNRVVSDGKIIKIYEADNKQMYEQSIGKSQYPAALAFLVGGGNLKKEFKLRKLDSRQLKFEGGYVLEGVPKKATPAYTKILLYVDGGTYQVRRVLLLDAQGNRNRFDFVSPTVNEKVGKNEFAFKPPAGTQIVKP; from the coding sequence ATGAAGCTCTCCCATACCCTGCTCGCGCTCGTCGTTGGAGTCGCGGCACCCTTGACCTCCTTTCCCGCGTCGGCGGATGCCCAAGGCAAGCCGGCCCAAGGCAAGCCGGCCAGCCCCAACGCCAACATCTCCGCCAACGCGGTCGCGGACGGCGTGCAGAAGTTCTACGACAAGACGAAGAGCTTCAAGGCGGGCTTCAAGCAGCGCTATCACGTCAAGGCGTACAACAAGATCAAAGACAGCAAAGGCACGGTCACCTTTCAGAAGCCGGGCAAGATGAGCTGGCGCTACACCAACAACAACAACCGTGTGGTGAGCGACGGCAAGATCATCAAGATCTACGAGGCCGACAACAAGCAGATGTACGAGCAGTCCATCGGCAAGAGCCAATATCCGGCTGCCCTGGCTTTCCTGGTGGGTGGCGGCAACTTGAAGAAGGAGTTCAAGCTTCGCAAGCTGGATTCCCGTCAGCTCAAGTTCGAGGGCGGGTATGTGCTGGAAGGCGTTCCGAAGAAGGCTACGCCAGCGTACACGAAGATCCTGCTCTATGTGGACGGCGGGACCTACCAGGTTCGACGAGTGCTCCTATTGGATGCACAGGGCAATCGCAATCGCTTCGACTTCGTTTCACCCACGGTAAACGAGAAGGTCGGCAAGAACGAGTTCGCCTTCAAGCCGCCCGCAGGGACGCAGATCGTCAAGCCCTGA
- the ruvC gene encoding crossover junction endodeoxyribonuclease RuvC yields the protein MLALGIDPGTRKLGWGVVARSGNRLTHVAHGVIKLDGKRPLAERLTVIESQLETVITTHRPDVGSVESLFFHKDAQAAAKLGHARGVVLLILARAGVRVAEYAPAKVKRTVAGGGQADKRQVAMMIRTLFALDELPPLDASDALALAVTHLRLGPIEDRLRDNSLSPALAKSLMTRRRRPTRRKLAPRSMRSP from the coding sequence ATGCTCGCGCTCGGCATCGATCCAGGGACTCGGAAGCTGGGGTGGGGAGTGGTCGCGCGCTCGGGCAATCGTCTGACACACGTCGCTCACGGCGTGATCAAGCTCGATGGCAAGCGCCCGCTAGCCGAACGGTTGACCGTGATCGAGTCTCAGCTCGAGACGGTGATCACCACGCATCGTCCCGACGTTGGTTCGGTGGAAAGCCTGTTCTTTCACAAGGACGCCCAGGCTGCCGCCAAGCTGGGTCACGCGCGGGGAGTCGTGCTGTTGATCCTGGCGCGAGCTGGCGTCCGCGTGGCGGAGTACGCGCCTGCCAAGGTCAAGCGCACGGTGGCAGGCGGCGGGCAAGCCGACAAGCGGCAGGTCGCGATGATGATTCGGACTTTGTTTGCCCTGGACGAACTCCCGCCCCTCGACGCATCTGATGCCCTGGCGTTGGCCGTGACCCATCTCCGACTCGGTCCCATCGAGGATCGGCTGCGGGACAACTCCCTCTCGCCTGCCCTCGCCAAGAGTCTGATGACGCGGCGTCGTCGTCCTACCCGGCGCAAGCTGGCGCCCCGATCGATGCGCAGCCCCTGA